The following are encoded together in the Culex pipiens pallens isolate TS chromosome 1, TS_CPP_V2, whole genome shotgun sequence genome:
- the LOC120414261 gene encoding uncharacterized protein LOC120414261 has product MKAFIVLLSLAVALVASAVIPESVVDDGRANQGLDRELVRSRRSVGWGGEHDHHHHEEHVKEVHVTKTVHVPYPVEKKVPVIVEKKVPVYIKEKPKPIKIKIKRTKHSHSG; this is encoded by the exons ATGAAG GCGTTCATCGTACTGCTGTCGCTAGCCGTGGCCCTGGTGGCCAGTGCCGTGATTCCGGAATCAGTCGTCGACGACGGCAGGGCAAACCAGGGCCTGGACCGGGAACTGGTGCGCAGCAGACGCAGCGTGGGGTGGGGCGGGGAGCACGACCACCATCACCATGAGGAGCACGTTAAGGAGGTCCACGTTACGAAGACAGTCCACGTGCCCTATCCCGTTGAGAAGAAGGTCCCGGTGATCGTGGAGAAGAAGGTCCCGGTGTACATCAAGGAGAAGCCCAAACCGATCAAGATCAAGATCAAGCGCACCAAGCACTCGCACTCGGGCTAA